A single region of the Dehalococcoides mccartyi genome encodes:
- the fusA gene encoding elongation factor G, producing MTSVNPGKIRNVALLSHSGAGKTSLSEAMLYSAGILGRMGKVDEGTTASDYDPDEVKKKISINLTPIPLSWKDFKINAVDTPGYADFAGEVLAALRVCEAAIIVAAASSGVEVGTEQSWKYCEAQKMPRFIFINKMDRENVSFQRVMDSLHSHFGNRCVAVQLPIGSFKDFKGVVDLVNMKAYAGTPAAEIAVPEELKAEIETLRDKLLESVAETDDSLIEKYLGGEEINQEELVTALNKAILEGKLAPVLCGSALTNTAIDLLCDDICKYLPSPLDRLCQTAEGEDIKVNAEAPLSVLVYKTSADPYVGKLTYLRVITGVLHSNSQVWNINKNAPERVGQLFSLRGKTQETVNEIGPGDMGAVAKLTVTATGDTLGVQGHTALLCGFEMPLPSYKVAVFPKSKADVDKLGNALARLCEEDLTLHVHRDADTGETIAAGLGEAQLEVMAERMGRKFGVAVDLAAPRVPYRETILGTAGADYKHKKQSGGHGQYGHVVIKVEPGSGIEFVDAVVGGSVPRNFIPAVEKGIREAAHEGPMAGYPLVDVKVTLVDGSSHPVDSSEMAFKIAAAGALKKGLSEAQPILLEPIENMRIIVPKDYMGAVIGDLNTKRAQVQGMDTEGDESVVIAQAPLGEVQHYAIDLKSITQGRGHFKMDFAHYQQVPAHIAQKLVTERQVQLEAEKV from the coding sequence ATGACAAGTGTCAATCCGGGAAAGATACGGAATGTAGCCCTACTATCGCACAGCGGTGCAGGCAAGACTTCTTTATCAGAGGCCATGCTCTACAGCGCCGGGATACTGGGCAGAATGGGAAAGGTAGACGAAGGTACAACCGCCTCAGATTACGACCCAGACGAAGTAAAAAAGAAAATAAGCATCAACCTAACACCCATACCTTTAAGTTGGAAAGATTTCAAAATAAACGCTGTGGACACTCCGGGATACGCAGATTTTGCAGGTGAGGTACTAGCAGCCTTAAGAGTTTGTGAAGCGGCCATAATAGTGGCTGCGGCATCCTCAGGGGTGGAAGTGGGTACAGAACAATCATGGAAGTATTGCGAGGCACAAAAAATGCCTCGCTTTATTTTTATCAACAAAATGGACCGTGAGAATGTCAGTTTCCAGCGGGTAATGGATAGTTTGCACAGTCACTTTGGCAACCGCTGCGTTGCTGTTCAGCTGCCCATAGGTTCTTTCAAGGATTTTAAAGGGGTAGTGGATCTGGTAAATATGAAAGCCTATGCCGGTACTCCGGCGGCTGAAATAGCGGTGCCTGAGGAGCTTAAGGCCGAAATAGAAACCCTGCGGGATAAACTGCTGGAGAGCGTGGCCGAAACAGATGACAGCCTGATAGAGAAATATCTGGGTGGGGAAGAGATAAATCAGGAGGAACTGGTAACTGCCCTTAACAAGGCGATATTGGAAGGTAAACTGGCACCGGTGCTATGCGGCTCGGCCTTGACAAATACTGCTATAGACCTTTTATGTGATGATATCTGCAAATATTTGCCAAGCCCGCTTGACCGCCTTTGCCAAACCGCCGAGGGTGAGGATATAAAAGTAAATGCCGAAGCACCGCTTTCGGTGCTGGTTTACAAAACATCGGCTGACCCGTATGTAGGTAAACTGACTTACCTTAGGGTTATTACCGGTGTTTTGCATTCGAATTCACAGGTTTGGAATATAAATAAAAATGCCCCCGAAAGGGTTGGGCAGTTGTTTTCACTTAGGGGTAAAACTCAGGAAACGGTAAATGAGATAGGCCCCGGCGACATGGGGGCGGTAGCTAAGCTGACGGTAACCGCTACCGGGGATACTCTGGGTGTTCAGGGGCATACCGCCTTGCTTTGCGGGTTTGAAATGCCCTTACCCAGTTACAAGGTGGCGGTTTTCCCCAAGAGCAAGGCTGACGTGGATAAACTGGGCAATGCGCTGGCTAGACTCTGCGAAGAGGATTTGACCCTCCATGTGCATCGTGACGCGGATACCGGTGAGACTATTGCTGCCGGTTTGGGTGAGGCCCAGCTGGAAGTAATGGCAGAGCGGATGGGCCGCAAATTTGGGGTAGCGGTGGATCTGGCTGCTCCCCGCGTACCTTACCGCGAGACCATACTGGGTACAGCCGGTGCGGATTACAAACATAAAAAACAGAGCGGCGGCCATGGCCAGTACGGGCATGTGGTTATCAAAGTAGAGCCGGGCAGCGGGATTGAGTTTGTAGATGCGGTGGTTGGCGGCTCTGTACCCCGCAACTTTATTCCGGCAGTTGAAAAGGGTATCCGTGAAGCTGCCCATGAAGGCCCGATGGCAGGTTATCCACTGGTAGATGTGAAAGTAACATTGGTGGATGGCAGTTCACACCCGGTGGACTCCTCTGAAATGGCTTTTAAGATTGCAGCCGCAGGTGCGCTTAAGAAAGGGCTTTCCGAGGCTCAGCCTATACTTCTTGAGCCTATTGAAAACATGCGGATTATCGTTCCCAAAGATTATATGGGGGCGGTGATAGGTGATCTGAATACCAAGCGGGCTCAGGTGCAGGGTATGGATACCGAAGGTGATGAAAGTGTAGTTATTGCCCAGGCACCGCTAGGCGAAGTCCAGCACTATGCCATAGACTTAAAATCCATTACCCAGGGACGCGGACATTTCAAGATGGATTTTGCCCATTACCAGCAGGTTCCTGCCCATATTGCCCAAAAACTGGTTACCGAGAGGCAGGTACAACTGGAGGCGGAAAAAGTTTAG
- a CDS encoding stage II sporulation protein M has product MNYKKWLILAAAIFSAGIITGLFAPVDLIADQLTGLEDTANALESISTLGIFLVILIKNALVLLMAFVLSPVLLIYPVSSLFLNGWILSAVGVLFAREESLLAVIAGILPHGIFELSAFVIAQAAALSFGMMAMRSVFSRDARSQLNANFRHNLRYLGIGMALLIPAAAIETFITPLLLGKTLGI; this is encoded by the coding sequence ATGAATTATAAAAAGTGGCTTATTCTGGCAGCGGCTATATTTTCTGCCGGCATAATTACCGGGCTTTTTGCTCCGGTGGATTTGATTGCAGACCAACTGACCGGTCTGGAAGACACAGCCAATGCTTTGGAAAGTATATCTACCCTGGGTATTTTCCTTGTTATCCTTATAAAGAATGCACTTGTTTTACTTATGGCTTTTGTGCTTTCACCTGTTTTGCTCATCTATCCTGTAAGTTCCCTGTTTTTAAACGGCTGGATACTTTCGGCGGTGGGAGTTCTCTTTGCCAGAGAAGAATCCCTGCTGGCGGTAATAGCCGGCATACTTCCCCATGGTATTTTTGAGTTGAGTGCATTTGTAATAGCCCAGGCGGCAGCTCTCAGTTTCGGTATGATGGCCATGCGTTCGGTATTCAGCCGTGATGCTCGTTCACAACTTAATGCTAATTTTCGCCACAACCTGCGTTATCTGGGTATAGGTATGGCTCTGCTGATACCGGCGGCGGCAATAGAGACCTTTATTACCCCGTTATTGCTCGGGAAAACACTTGGTATCTGA
- the xerD gene encoding site-specific tyrosine recombinase XerD, with translation MRDDIQSFLNYLMVEKGFSENTTEAYENDLRQMMTFADKEAAKSGKIPGWENFTRQTMLAYMLDLKERNYAITTVVRKMAAAKSFFNFMVAEGKLKENPTENISTPKVGKPLPDAISISQVRALLNQPVKSGSSEAKRDKAMLELLYASGMRVTELVNLNVLDIDLKEGFVRCFGKGRKERMIPIYPQAAQSIQEYLTEIRPNLVRAETEKALFLNRRGDRLTRQGLWQILKGYAREAGLDDVVTPHTLRHSFATHMLSGGADLRSVQELLGHANISTTQIYTHLTSEHIRRSYEKAHPRAK, from the coding sequence ATGCGTGATGATATACAAAGTTTTCTGAACTACCTTATGGTTGAAAAGGGGTTTTCAGAAAATACCACCGAAGCTTACGAGAATGATCTTCGCCAGATGATGACCTTTGCCGATAAAGAAGCCGCCAAGTCCGGCAAGATACCCGGCTGGGAAAACTTTACCCGCCAGACCATGCTGGCCTATATGCTGGACCTTAAGGAACGGAATTACGCCATAACTACCGTAGTCCGCAAGATGGCGGCCGCCAAGAGCTTTTTTAACTTTATGGTTGCCGAGGGCAAGCTTAAAGAAAACCCTACCGAAAATATCAGTACTCCCAAAGTGGGCAAGCCACTGCCTGATGCTATCAGCATAAGCCAGGTCAGGGCTCTACTAAACCAGCCTGTTAAGTCTGGCAGTTCGGAAGCCAAGCGGGATAAGGCCATGCTGGAGCTTTTGTATGCTTCGGGTATGCGGGTTACTGAACTGGTAAATCTTAATGTATTGGATATAGACCTGAAAGAAGGCTTTGTGCGCTGTTTCGGCAAGGGGCGCAAAGAACGGATGATACCTATTTATCCTCAGGCAGCACAAAGCATTCAGGAATATTTAACCGAAATCCGCCCCAATCTGGTGCGGGCCGAAACCGAAAAAGCCTTGTTTTTGAACAGGCGGGGTGACCGTTTGACCCGTCAGGGTTTGTGGCAGATTTTAAAGGGTTATGCCCGGGAAGCCGGTCTGGATGACGTGGTTACCCCCCATACCCTTCGCCACAGTTTTGCCACCCATATGCTTTCCGGCGGTGCAGATTTGCGTTCGGTACAGGAGCTGCTGGGTCATGCCAACATCTCTACTACCCAGATATATACCCACCTTACTTCCGAACATATACGGCGGAGTTATGAAAAAGCCCATCCCCGGGCAAAATAG
- the uvrC gene encoding excinuclease ABC subunit UvrC — protein sequence MPSETLQNQIASLPENPGVYLMKNAQGEIIYVGKAAVLKDRIKSYFVPPSRLEPKTRQLVSQINELEYLITGSEQEALILELNLIKRHRPYFNVRLKDDKGFPYLKITSNEKWPRIYITRSMADDGGRYFGPFASTRSVRHTLQVLKELFRFRSCNRTEPEKRSRPCLEYDIHQCLSPCTGKISKQDYDHLISQAILFLEGKQDKVLKLLAKLMNEASARLDYETAALRRDQISSIKEVIEGQQLAARVSGEQDAIAFAQEGDLSMVQVFFIRRGKLIGRESFSLQGTREEKPGDILSEFVKQFYHSSTQIPPKIVTQYPLSDREILEKWLSERRGGKVQITAGLRGQPKDLINIVAENAREQLKQARIKNLSSAVTLTDALEELQTALGLPLPPQRIEGYDISNIQGTNAVGSMVVFENGKPQKAHYRRFRIKTVKGADDFSMLKEVISRRFGRLNKDNAGESFARRPSLMLIDGGKGQLSSVKETLDTLGLEGQAVIGLAKEFEEIYLPGKSEPIRLTANSPALQLLQRVRDEAHRFALGYHLNIRHKSGLASALDGIPGIGPSRRRLLIKTFGSVSGIRQASLDELSQVKGINQALALSIKELL from the coding sequence ATGCCAAGCGAAACCCTGCAAAACCAGATAGCCAGTTTACCCGAAAATCCCGGCGTTTACCTGATGAAAAATGCCCAGGGAGAGATTATTTATGTAGGCAAAGCAGCTGTTTTAAAAGACAGGATCAAATCGTACTTTGTACCCCCCTCCCGCCTTGAACCCAAAACCCGTCAGCTGGTCAGCCAGATAAACGAACTGGAATACCTGATAACCGGGTCTGAACAGGAAGCTTTGATACTGGAACTGAACCTGATAAAGAGGCACCGCCCCTATTTCAATGTCCGCCTGAAGGACGATAAGGGTTTTCCGTACCTGAAAATAACTTCAAATGAAAAATGGCCGCGTATTTATATAACCCGTAGTATGGCAGATGACGGCGGCAGGTATTTCGGCCCGTTTGCCAGCACCCGTTCCGTCCGCCATACCCTGCAGGTGCTAAAAGAGCTTTTTCGTTTCCGCTCTTGCAACCGCACCGAACCGGAAAAACGCAGCCGCCCCTGTCTGGAATACGATATCCACCAGTGCCTTTCACCCTGCACCGGCAAAATAAGCAAGCAGGATTATGACCACCTTATCTCGCAGGCCATACTCTTTCTGGAGGGCAAACAGGATAAGGTGCTGAAGCTGCTTGCCAAACTTATGAACGAAGCTTCTGCCCGGCTGGATTATGAAACCGCCGCCCTCCGCCGTGACCAGATATCATCTATAAAAGAGGTGATTGAAGGACAGCAGCTGGCCGCCAGAGTAAGCGGCGAACAGGACGCCATTGCCTTTGCTCAGGAAGGAGACCTGTCCATGGTGCAGGTTTTCTTTATCCGGCGGGGCAAACTTATCGGGCGGGAAAGCTTCAGCCTGCAGGGTACCCGCGAAGAAAAACCGGGTGATATCCTTTCGGAATTTGTAAAACAGTTTTACCACTCCTCCACCCAGATACCGCCAAAAATAGTTACCCAGTACCCGCTTTCAGACCGCGAAATACTGGAAAAGTGGCTGTCTGAAAGGCGGGGTGGCAAAGTGCAGATAACGGCGGGGCTTCGCGGACAGCCCAAGGACCTTATAAATATAGTAGCCGAAAATGCCAGGGAACAGCTGAAACAGGCACGGATAAAAAACCTGTCTTCAGCCGTTACCCTGACAGATGCGCTGGAGGAACTGCAAACTGCGCTGGGACTGCCCCTGCCGCCGCAGCGGATAGAAGGCTACGATATATCCAATATACAGGGCACCAATGCCGTAGGCAGCATGGTGGTTTTTGAAAACGGTAAACCCCAGAAAGCCCATTACCGCCGTTTCCGCATCAAAACCGTAAAGGGCGCGGATGATTTTTCCATGCTCAAAGAGGTCATCAGCCGCCGCTTCGGCAGGCTAAATAAAGACAATGCCGGCGAAAGTTTTGCCCGGCGGCCCTCACTCATGCTGATAGACGGCGGCAAAGGTCAATTAAGCTCGGTCAAAGAAACATTAGACACCCTGGGGCTTGAGGGGCAGGCCGTAATAGGTCTAGCAAAAGAATTTGAAGAAATCTATCTGCCCGGAAAATCCGAACCCATCAGGCTTACGGCCAACTCCCCCGCCCTTCAGCTGCTTCAGCGGGTACGTGACGAAGCCCACCGCTTTGCACTGGGGTATCACCTGAATATCCGCCATAAATCAGGGCTGGCTTCGGCGTTGGACGGGATTCCCGGTATCGGCCCAAGCCGCCGCCGCCTTCTTATCAAAACATTCGGTTCGGTTTCAGGTATCCGTCAAGCCAGCCTTGATGAGCTTTCACAGGTAAAGGGTATAAATCAGGCACTTGCCCTGTCTATTAAGGAACTGCTCTAA
- a CDS encoding GNAT family N-acetyltransferase, with product MLEIRTQTPEDAEMVAALTEATNSPILGVLFKKLEEEDLTAFNEVAVWDGKIVGKAVAIKAEIESEEASLPVLYLMPLVVMPEYVRRGIALVLVRKILENCKTQETGALLAHGNPEFFKHLDFLPAELHGIKDTTGEATDKLMAKEITEGYLAEKGGNLILPF from the coding sequence ATGCTGGAAATACGTACTCAAACCCCCGAAGATGCCGAAATGGTAGCCGCCCTGACTGAAGCTACCAATAGCCCCATACTGGGAGTGCTGTTTAAAAAACTGGAAGAAGAAGACCTGACCGCATTTAATGAAGTAGCCGTATGGGACGGCAAGATAGTGGGCAAGGCAGTAGCTATAAAAGCTGAGATAGAGTCTGAAGAAGCGTCTCTGCCGGTTTTGTACCTTATGCCGCTGGTAGTTATGCCGGAGTACGTCAGGCGGGGCATTGCCCTGGTGCTGGTACGCAAAATACTGGAAAACTGCAAAACCCAGGAAACAGGGGCACTGCTGGCTCACGGCAACCCGGAGTTTTTTAAGCATCTGGATTTTCTGCCGGCTGAACTTCACGGCATTAAAGATACCACCGGCGAAGCCACTGACAAGCTGATGGCCAAAGAAATAACCGAGGGCTATCTGGCAGAAAAAGGCGGAAACCTGATACTGCCCTTCTAA
- a CDS encoding Cof-type HAD-IIB family hydrolase: MPDFQLAVIDVDGTLINKQGKISEADKKAISQAREKGITVALSTGRVVPACTYLLKELGLDGFHIFCDGALVYNPDTAQTCYSQPLSCEPLLSAIDFVREQSIYLELYTILDYYVEYENWSAKMHREFFHISPTVTDFKKIALRQDVQKIELMVHNTAERSGAELFMSRFEDDFHFSIARAPAYPEVEFVNVLSPGVSKGQALEKMAAQMGISLRNVIAFGDGSNDLPLFRAAGFGVAMGNARAELKEMADYVTLDVEESGLAAAFSKFLI; encoded by the coding sequence TTGCCGGACTTTCAACTGGCTGTTATAGATGTAGACGGAACCCTGATAAACAAACAGGGCAAGATATCCGAGGCGGATAAAAAGGCTATTTCCCAGGCCAGGGAAAAGGGGATTACGGTTGCCCTGTCAACCGGCAGGGTCGTGCCTGCCTGCACTTATCTGCTGAAAGAACTGGGGCTAGACGGGTTTCATATTTTCTGTGACGGGGCGCTGGTGTACAACCCTGATACCGCCCAGACCTGCTATTCCCAGCCCCTTAGCTGTGAGCCCCTCCTTTCGGCTATTGATTTTGTGCGGGAACAAAGTATTTATCTGGAACTTTACACTATACTGGACTATTACGTGGAGTATGAAAACTGGTCTGCCAAAATGCACCGCGAATTTTTCCATATTTCTCCCACGGTTACTGATTTTAAGAAGATAGCCTTGCGGCAGGACGTGCAGAAGATAGAGCTGATGGTGCATAACACTGCGGAACGCAGCGGGGCGGAACTTTTCATGTCCCGTTTTGAAGATGATTTTCATTTCTCCATAGCCCGTGCTCCGGCTTATCCTGAAGTGGAGTTTGTAAATGTGCTTAGCCCGGGTGTTTCAAAGGGGCAGGCGCTTGAGAAAATGGCCGCCCAGATGGGTATTTCACTCAGGAATGTGATTGCTTTCGGGGACGGGAGCAATGATTTGCCGCTATTCAGGGCGGCCGGTTTCGGGGTGGCAATGGGGAATGCCAGAGCCGAACTGAAGGAAATGGCAGATTACGTTACTCTAGATGTAGAAGAAAGCGGCCTTGCAGCCGCTTTCAGTAAGTTTCTTATTTAG
- the mutS gene encoding DNA mismatch repair protein MutS, with protein sequence MENITPLRKQYLDIKKNYPEAIVFFRLGDFYETFEEDARIAARELEIVLTSREMGKGLKVPLAGIPYHALDNYLSRLINRGYKVAICEQVTKPGETKGLVQRQVTRLVTPGTVVEPNLLESKQNNFLLSLYLTEDSCGLAFADISTSEFGCTQLDINGLEAEINRLNPAEIILPKSQSLNLPLHLKATISKLDGYYFEADVARERLLKHFECQNLSAYGCENLQLAVSAAGALLNYLEETQKSSLKQLERLAVYTISDYMQIDSHTLSNLEIFRSSGGNSLKGSLLGVLDQTKTAMGGRLLRKFLGQPLLRQEDIEKRLSAVDYFFEESLARASLAKALGQIADMERIANRIRQKTILPKDLISLKNSLETVSVIHRQFGLMPPPRLAYFLNGLKPLPEMLAIINEAITDDPPSTLGEGKVIRSGFNPEMDKLCSLAGDARTFLSQMEAREREQTGIKSLKLGYNRVFGYYIEVSNANLADIPQNYIRKQTLVNAERFITPELKEYENLILNAKERLLEMETRLYEQVLNQLGGFYSALLSNAAALASLDVLSAFAEVAVRNGYVRPVFHSENSLVIHKGRHPMVEQGLGYGSFVANDISLSAEDCQIIILTGPNMAGKSTYLKQTALIVLMAQIGSYVPAETAELCLTDRIFSRIGAKEDLSAGQSTFMVEMVETASILNTATSRSLLILDEIGRGTSTYDGLAIAQAVVEYIHSQPSLNAKTLFATHYHELVELANYLPRVKNYNIAVSEDRGEVVFLHKIVPGGVDKSYGIHVAKLAGMPKWVIKRSYEVLTELENPAKKQPKNRTCQPQLLLPLTEQTSALAEEIKGLEIESLTPLAALNKLYELKKKAEEKGF encoded by the coding sequence ATGGAAAATATAACTCCCCTGCGTAAACAATACCTGGATATAAAAAAGAACTACCCCGAAGCGATAGTCTTTTTCCGCTTGGGAGACTTTTACGAAACCTTTGAAGAAGACGCCCGTATAGCTGCCCGTGAACTGGAAATAGTCCTTACCAGCCGCGAAATGGGCAAAGGGCTGAAAGTGCCGCTGGCCGGCATACCTTACCACGCCCTGGATAACTACCTTTCCCGCCTTATAAACCGCGGCTACAAGGTAGCCATTTGCGAACAGGTAACCAAACCGGGCGAAACCAAGGGCTTAGTGCAAAGACAGGTAACCCGCCTGGTGACCCCCGGTACGGTAGTTGAGCCGAACCTGCTAGAGAGCAAACAGAATAATTTTCTGCTCAGCCTGTACCTGACCGAAGACAGCTGCGGGCTGGCCTTTGCGGATATATCCACCTCGGAATTCGGCTGTACCCAGCTGGATATAAACGGGCTGGAAGCCGAAATAAACCGCCTGAACCCGGCGGAAATAATACTGCCTAAAAGCCAGAGCTTAAACCTGCCACTGCATCTGAAAGCCACTATAAGCAAGCTGGACGGATACTATTTTGAAGCAGACGTGGCCCGTGAACGTTTACTTAAGCACTTTGAGTGCCAGAACCTTTCCGCTTACGGCTGTGAAAACCTGCAGCTGGCCGTTTCGGCAGCGGGTGCTCTGCTTAACTATCTGGAGGAAACCCAGAAATCATCCCTGAAGCAGCTGGAAAGGCTGGCTGTCTATACCATATCTGACTATATGCAGATAGACAGCCATACGCTTTCTAATCTGGAAATCTTCCGCTCAAGCGGCGGAAACTCCCTCAAAGGGTCTTTACTGGGAGTGCTTGACCAGACCAAAACAGCTATGGGCGGCAGGCTTCTCCGCAAGTTTTTAGGACAGCCGCTGCTTAGGCAGGAAGATATTGAAAAGCGGCTTTCGGCGGTGGATTATTTTTTTGAAGAGAGTCTGGCACGCGCCAGCCTTGCCAAAGCACTGGGACAGATTGCCGATATGGAGCGGATAGCCAACCGTATCCGCCAGAAAACCATACTCCCCAAGGATCTGATTTCACTTAAAAACAGCTTGGAAACTGTTTCCGTCATTCACCGCCAGTTCGGGCTTATGCCGCCGCCCCGTTTGGCATATTTCCTAAACGGGCTTAAACCCCTGCCCGAAATGCTGGCTATTATAAACGAAGCTATTACCGATGACCCACCCTCCACCCTGGGTGAAGGCAAGGTAATACGGTCAGGTTTCAACCCCGAAATGGACAAACTCTGCTCTCTGGCCGGGGACGCCCGGACATTCCTTTCCCAGATGGAAGCCCGTGAACGGGAACAGACCGGCATAAAATCACTGAAGCTGGGGTATAACCGGGTTTTCGGGTATTACATAGAGGTGTCAAATGCCAATCTGGCTGACATCCCCCAAAACTATATCCGCAAGCAAACGCTGGTAAATGCCGAAAGGTTTATAACCCCCGAACTGAAAGAATACGAAAACCTTATCTTAAATGCTAAAGAACGCCTGCTGGAAATGGAAACCAGGCTTTACGAACAGGTTTTAAACCAGCTGGGGGGCTTTTACTCCGCTTTGCTCTCAAACGCCGCCGCTTTGGCATCTTTAGACGTACTTTCAGCCTTTGCCGAAGTAGCGGTACGAAACGGCTATGTCCGTCCCGTTTTCCACTCTGAAAACAGCCTGGTTATCCATAAAGGCCGCCACCCTATGGTGGAACAGGGGCTGGGATACGGCAGTTTTGTAGCCAATGACATTTCCCTGTCCGCCGAAGACTGCCAGATAATTATCCTGACCGGCCCCAATATGGCCGGCAAATCCACTTATCTTAAACAGACTGCCCTTATTGTCCTGATGGCCCAGATAGGTTCTTATGTTCCGGCAGAAACCGCCGAACTATGCCTGACAGATCGTATTTTCAGCCGCATCGGGGCAAAGGAGGATTTGAGTGCCGGGCAGTCTACCTTCATGGTGGAAATGGTGGAAACAGCATCTATATTGAATACTGCCACCAGCCGCTCCCTGCTGATACTGGACGAAATAGGCCGCGGCACCAGCACCTATGACGGTCTGGCCATTGCCCAAGCAGTAGTGGAGTATATCCATTCCCAGCCTTCACTGAATGCCAAAACGCTCTTTGCCACCCACTATCACGAACTGGTGGAGCTGGCGAATTACCTGCCCAGAGTAAAAAACTACAATATCGCGGTCAGCGAAGACCGTGGGGAAGTTGTGTTCCTGCACAAAATAGTCCCCGGCGGAGTAGATAAAAGTTACGGTATTCACGTGGCTAAACTGGCCGGTATGCCCAAATGGGTTATCAAACGGTCTTACGAAGTACTTACTGAACTTGAAAATCCTGCTAAAAAACAGCCAAAAAACCGCACCTGCCAGCCGCAGCTTCTGCTGCCCCTGACAGAGCAGACTTCGGCGCTGGCAGAGGAAATAAAAGGGCTGGAAATAGAATCTCTGACGCCGCTTGCGGCTCTTAACAAACTCTACGAACTGAAAAAGAAGGCCGAAGAAAAGGGATTCTAG
- a CDS encoding fumarylacetoacetate hydrolase family protein, protein MRIVRFNISGKRTGYAVLEGTKLKELKGNPFGKIVFSGRVFDVSGVRLLSPSVPSKIIAIGLNYKAHAGEMAENLPLTPLIFFKNADGIIGTEDNIIKPPQSERVDYEGELAVVIKKKARNISPETAFDYILGYSCFNDVTARDLQKADGQWSRAKGFDTFAVCGPWVETELDPQTQLLETYLNGKLKQRTSTADMIFSIPYIVSFVSEVMTLLPGDIIATGTPSGIGPMKPGDRVEVRISGIGSLVNHLTLA, encoded by the coding sequence ATGAGAATAGTACGTTTTAATATTTCTGGCAAGCGGACAGGATATGCCGTGCTGGAAGGTACAAAGCTAAAAGAACTTAAGGGCAACCCTTTCGGTAAAATTGTTTTTTCCGGCAGGGTTTTTGATGTTTCGGGGGTTAGGCTTCTTTCTCCCTCAGTTCCCTCTAAAATAATTGCTATCGGTTTAAACTATAAAGCCCATGCCGGAGAGATGGCTGAAAATCTGCCCCTGACACCCCTTATATTTTTTAAAAATGCCGATGGGATTATCGGTACAGAAGATAACATAATAAAACCGCCGCAGTCTGAACGGGTGGATTATGAAGGGGAACTGGCAGTTGTTATAAAAAAGAAAGCCCGTAATATAAGCCCCGAAACTGCTTTTGATTACATACTGGGCTATAGCTGTTTTAATGATGTAACCGCTAGAGATCTGCAGAAGGCAGACGGACAGTGGTCACGTGCTAAGGGGTTTGATACGTTTGCGGTTTGTGGCCCGTGGGTTGAAACCGAACTTGACCCGCAGACGCAATTGCTGGAGACTTATCTTAACGGCAAGCTTAAACAGCGCACTTCCACGGCAGATATGATATTCAGTATTCCATATATAGTCAGCTTTGTATCAGAGGTAATGACACTGCTTCCGGGGGATATTATTGCCACCGGCACGCCTTCGGGCATAGGGCCGATGAAACCCGGAGACAGGGTGGAAGTACGCATTTCAGGTATAGGCAGTCTGGTCAACCACCTGACTCTGGCATAG